Genomic window (Marasmius oreades isolate 03SP1 chromosome 3, whole genome shotgun sequence):
TTTTACCCGGACCGGTACCTGTTTATCCGTGGGGACCCCTTTTAATTGCCTTCTAATTTTATAGGAGCGGCAGGCATTTGTTCCTATTGCCAGGAGTCCTCCCTATTCGTCACAAGCTACGGGAGTTCTTTTTTGTATGCGTGGTCCGCTCCCCCTTGCTCATCATATGATTCCCATTAACAGTTGCGAAATTATGGATTGATGAATGGATTCAAATGCTTGGAGTGCTTGAATGTTATCAGATGCGACTGTATTGTTCGTTTCTATACGGTGCGTTCAAGTTGAGTCAcgacttctttttcttcccttgcCTTTCCAAACAgcaatttgaatttgttatACATTTTACGGTGACTTGACAACTGTCCCACGACAAACCATCAAATGGACGAATGTGATAACACTTCGTCGCAATTAGAATTCTCCAACGTCTGATTCCACCCGACCTCCGCTGCTATGGAATCCATCCCCGATTAGTGGTTCTCTGGAATAGATTTACTGGGGTCCGCGGTGGTTCTTATTCGAGGACAAGGAGCAGGATGGCAACAACAACGGTCTCAGGTCATTTGCATGTTAAAAAACAACAATGACGAACCAGCCGCGGCCATCGCGATGGTCAGTCGTGGGGCTCGTGACACCTCGCGTTTTGTGTCGCAACGAAGCATCAAACAGATGGCCGGTGTCAAGAATACAACTCCTTTTCTGCAGACAGCTCGCGACACCTTGCACTTTGTGTCGCAACGAAGCAACGAAACAGATGGCCGGTGTCGAGAATACATCTCCTTTCTCCGCGGGAAGCTCCGACCCGCGTATAAAAGGTTGGCTACTCAGGCTTCTAAGTTTCTCCAGCCTCAGTCTCCTCTTCACCCCTTCAGTACACTTTTCTCAGGGCAGGTCCACCCTTTCAACCTTTCAGAAACTCTTCCTTCGAATCTTCTTACTTGACTCCGGAGTTCAGATCCACTTTTTGAATCCAAACGGTTTATCCAATCATGTTGTCGCTATCTAGATCCTTCACTTTCATTGCTCTCTCTCTCGCCTTGATGGTAGAAGTCAAAGGCCACGCTGTCGTTTCACCTGCTATGGGTGTTGCAGGGGCACCCATTCGGGCAGATTCCCAGCGTACAGGGCGTAAACCCTGTGGAAAGGTGGATATTGCACAGAACCTCGATAGCTCGCAGACGATTACACCGAACGCTGATGGGTCGATAACTATGACTATCAATAATTTCAACCCGTGAGTTTCTCTTATCTTTGCTTGGCTCGCTCTCTGACAACGGTCTCCCCTGTAGTCTCCTTGACGGGTCCCGCAAGATCCAAAAGGCTAGTATAGATGCGGATGGTACAGGAAACTTTGCTACGCCTGTTACAATAACCAAGAATGGTGAACTTGTTAGTCTTGATGTCTTATTCACCTCACTTCGACCTCACCGATCATTCTTCTACTTCTATTATAGGCCCCAAAAACCCGTACCGGAAGCGAGCAGATCACAGTCCAGATGCCCGCTGGTATGAAATGCACTGGCGGTACCGCAGGTAATCTTTGCGTCATGGTGAGTTGGGGGTTATTGCGATGAAAAATCTTTAGAGTTCTGACATATCCTATCCGCTCGTTCATTAGTCGTTTACTACAGCCAGTGGTTTCGGGAACTGCGTAGTGGTTGCACAAGATCCCAACGCCGGGGCTGCTGGAACTGGGGCAACGGGCGCGGCTGGTACAGCTACTGGTGCGACAGGTACTGGCACTGGTGCGACGGGCACGACAGGTACTGGAGCAACTGGTGCTGGTACTGGAACAACCGGCACGACAGGTACTGGTGCAACTGGTGCTGGTACTGGAACAACCGGCACGACTGGCACTGGCACCGGAACAACTGGCACTGGCGCTGGTACTGGAACAACCGGTACAGGTGAAACTGGTACCGGGGTCGGTGGTGCAACTGGATCGACAGGTACTGGCGCaactggtgctggtgctggtggtgCAACTGGATCGACGGGTACTGGCGCAACTGGTgctggtgttggtggtgCAACTGGATCGACAGGTACTGGCGCAACTGGTGCTGGTGTCGGTGGTGCAACTGGATCGACTGGAACTGGTACCGGGGTCGGTGGTACAACTGGATCGACGGGCACTGGCGCGACAGGCAATGTCCGAGCCGCAATCGGAGTGAGttgtttctctctctctctttacACTAATTAACTTTTTCATTCTCTCTCAGGGCTCTCGCGCTCCCCGTGCGTTGATTCACGGATTCATATAAGTACTTACAACGAAGGAAGATATTTTGTTtggttttttttctcttctttttcggACTTTTCACCTACACATGCCATCGAGTTCACAGCCCAGTTGGGTTGAAAAAGAGGCAATGGACGTTGTTTAACTCCATGTGTATAGATGTAAAATATCAGTCTTTGCATGCAAGCAATGTAGCGAAGTGCAATATTTGCCCTGACCTCACCTTTGCTCAagttgataagataagatgaaTCGACCTTAAAGGTTAACGCTTAATATCTAGCCGTGATCTAGCCGAGGTATAATCTATGTCATCAATGGAACGGCACGACCGTTCCCGTTCCCGCATGCTCCTGTTGTTTCATCTACGACACTTTCCACTGTTCCACGTCACAGCCGTAAACTTCATCAACGACTCTTCCTCAAATCGAATTTTTAGGGGATGATACGACACTGAAAACAAAACATTATTCCCACGAAAATACCTCACTCAACAACTAGAATTCCCAACGGCCACGGTACCAGTGagaagacgacgatgacgacgacagaAACAACCACCTCACAGGGTTTACGAGCTCACCTTCGCCAGTTACTACCTAGAAGCGCATTATTCCACGTTCACGTTCAAATACATCAGATTTCAAGTGTTCCGCTCGTACACGGCCAGTTTGGAGTTCGCTGGAAGTTCAGACATGTTAAATCGAGCACTGGAGCTTCAGTCAACGTGGACAAGTTGGATCAAGGAAAAGCAGGGCTGGTCTCTGGAACTGCTTCGTTGAAGAAAGCTTCGAAGGGAAAGGGGAAGTCTGTTGTCTCAGTAGAAGAGGACGGGGGCCTTGTGAGTGGAAAAGCTAGGTTGGCGTCATCGTTTGTATCGGATCATGATTATGGAACCAACGGAATACCCTCCGTCGTCGTCTCTTCCACTGGCAGTATGGATAGCAGGAATACCAGCAGTGTCAGCTTcaccccaccaccacctcttcTTATGTTACCCCGGAGTGTCTCTGGATCGAGCGCTGCCAGTTCACTATCTTATccatcctcatcttcaactGGCAGCCAGGATACGAATGATAACCTCGAGAGCCATGATCAAACACCTACACGTTccacatcctcctcctcctcctcctcgccAGCACCGACACCGACGTATTCACCAGCTAGAGGTATTACGGCCTACTATAAGCTTACGGAACATGCTGTTACATGGGAACATTCTCTGGATGTTATAGTCAAACTCGACATCGACAGGGAGACGTCTGAATTACAATCAAACGTGCTCAAACTTGTCGTTATGCAAAGAGTCATACCAGGCGACCCCGATGCTCCTCAGAATCCTCGCCTTGGAGCCGTTTATCTTGATCTCGCTCAGTATGCTGGTGTAGGAGAAGCGGTGACGAGAAGGTATTTGTTGAGGAAGAGTAAGACGAATGCGACGCTCAAAGTAACGTTTCCTTTTGAGCTTTTTTTTTATTCGTCCCGATGCTGAAGAGGACTTTTTCTTGCTCGACAGTTGACAACTGAAGTTACCTTCATATCCGGCCATTCTGATTACATTGCGCCCCCTCTTCCCAAAGGCGAGATCATGAATGGAGTAGCGGGGTTATTGGATAGTGATGTCTATCGGACACGTCCACGAGCTTTGGAACTTTGGGGCCCATACTATAATaaggaggagttggagatGGATCTACTCGGGGGTGCGAGCATACCCGATCCCAATCACCCGCATTCGAAACATAGACATCGAAACCGGTCTAGGTCTCGGATGAGGGATGGGGAGGCTCACCAACGCCAGCACCcacaccaccatcatcaccaCGGACAGGGAGAAGGCTCACCGGGTGATAGCGAAGACGACGTGTATCACGATGCGTCGGGCACATCAGGTTCGGACAcggacgaagatgaaggtcgGTATGAAGTGCCGTTTGAGGTGTCGAGGTTACCGTTGGCGTATGGACCGAAGACCACGGAGATTTTGATCGAGGCGTTGTTTAATCCGGTGAAGGTTGTCAAACCAGTTGAGCAGATTGATAAGGAGAGGGAAAGTCCGTTTGAGTTGTTTGTTGAtgcagagaaggagaaagtgaGGAGGGAGAAGCGAAGAcaggagagggagaaggagaaagctgAACAAGTTGGTGGTTTGGGCCTTGATAGAGACAGGGACAGGACCATAGGCAGACGGAGCGGTTATGGTACTGGTTCAGGTACAGCAGGAGAAGTTTCGTCGGTTTACAGTATGGAGGATGGCACGAGTAGTCTTGGCCATAATAGTGCTGGAGAACACTCGCTGAAGGGGTCTGGTTCTACGGGCTCGACTGATGAGAACGGTGAAGGGAGAGGGGGGCTTGCTAGAGCGTGGTGGTCGAGAAAGAAGAATGGGATTATGTCCACACCTTTGTTACACTCTCGACCGACTACGCCCGCAATGGTTGCTGCCAGTGCGAGGTAAAAGAAGTGCATGTGCTAGAGGTATGCGGTTGTGTCTGCTTCATTTACGTTTATGTGGCTTTCTTCGTATGGCTTTCGTCGCTTTTTATCGGATCTATTTATTCTTCGTATGCTAGTAGTATATCAACTTTTCTATAGCAGTATGTAATTAGTTTACTGTAGACACATCATCCGTCGGTAAATAATAGAACTGGTCCCATGAAATCGGAGGATAGCGGCTTCAATCCAGTCAATAGAGCTCTGGTGCCATGGACTGAAACTATAAACTACATCTGGTCGTTAGCAGATTTGCAACCTTGGTGCTCGTGATTCTAAAATCCACCATCCTCCTTGGGCCTGGTTTATGCCCGGTGTGAATCTCCTTAGTCTTTCTGCTGCGAGAGCTAGCAGGGATTATGCGACAAAGGGCACGAAAACTGTCGATCTTCACTGGGCTTCAGGCGCCAAAGACATGAGAATATAACTCTTGGGACTTGAGCAAGCTCCAGCGACAGAATGTACTTCAATGCTACTAACACCACCAGAAGGCCACAACAGTAGGGCAGAACGGGAATACAGTTATGAAAACATTATGTACAACCAGTAAGAAGTACCACACAGGATAACAGAGTAACATACTTGCGACAAAACTGAGAGCCACAGCCTAAGCGACACCGGCCTTCAATCTGGCCTGGCTCTCTAGGATTTTCAAGTGCCCCATCCCACAAGCACCGATTGTCCAATCGCTCACTAAGCGGTACTTTCTTGGTGAACTACACTCGGCCACAGCACAAATTTGTGGGCCGCTGGGAGGGGGCATAGAAGTGGGAGTTTGTGCCAATGGCGATTCAGAAAGAAACGAGGCAGGTATTGAGAAAGAAAGTGTCATTCTCTTTAGTCCAGAATTCAGTTGCTGCGCATCTTCTGACTTCGTTGTGGAAGGAGGAACGTTGGAAACTGGCGTCACGTCCGTAACGGTAGTGGCGACAGGCATGGAGAATTCTGCAGCCTTCGAAGGCGGTTTGGTGTCAACCTCCATAGCCCGAAGGACATTGGCAGCAGAAGTGACAGGGATATCCACATCCATAGCGCTCCATTGTTGAGGTGATGCTTCACCTTTCTGAGTTTCCACCGGCCGCGATGTAGAGATCCATCTGAACATGGGAATCTGATGAACCTCCTCCAAATGTCCGTTCCAACTCCCACTAGCATGGTCAACttcttccgcttcttcatcttcccctTCTACGCCACCTTCTTCGTCGTTAGCTTCACCTTCGTTCTCGACGTTAGCGCCCTCTTCATCGCCCACTTCAGACCCAACTGTAGATGCCTTCGCTGTAGCCAAGCCAGAGCGACCGCCTCTGGAAGTTTTGCCGCCTCGAGTACCACCACCCACACGCTTCCCGCCTCTGTTAACTGGAGTGACACCACCACTCACTGATCCTGCACCCTTTTTCGCCCTCGGCTTCGATTGCTTCCTCAGGAGACGGTTGATAGTCTCAAACTTTTCATCTTCCAGTTTTTTCTCGGAGAGATTCTTGCGCTTACGCGCCGTCTCTTCCCTTCGGAGAGCCAACTCCGATTCATTGAGTTGTTTTTTACGTGGATTTGGCTTGTGGTCGGACGGCAACGCGATATTGGGATCTAAGTTTAGATCAGTTTCTTTGGAAGTTAGAACTGAGGTAAAACGATTGGAAGCCGAAGTTCTCACCTAATGAAACATGCGAGGGGTCGACGACATTTGCGAGAACTGCTTGACGAGTAGTCATCGGCCGTGTGGAACGTGATGGACCGGCTTTATCGACATCCTCTTCGGACGAGTCGATGTCTAGAATAATGATCAGATAACAACCACATAGGTCCAGTAAAGGAAGTACCTTGAATTCTTCTTCGAGAGCGAACCGCTGCACTTCTCTTGGACGAAGCTGTTGTACGAATACGTGTTTCCTCCGGTACAGGGGTCGCGGAGTTAGACGTCGAGCTGGGCACAGCGGGAAGTTTGAGCTTAATTTTCAGCCGAGGTTGTTGTAGGGAggcatcgtcgtcgtcgtctacCTCTGCCTCCATTCgatgctcctcctcctcctcagcgTCGTCCACATCGGCGTCAACGTGCACCTCAGCGTCGTCCACATCGGCGTCAACGTGCACCTCAGCATCGTCATCTTCGACGTCCACGTCTGCCTCAGCTTCGTCGTACACCTCCTCCTCGCCGTCtacttcctcatcctcatcctcttcctcttcgacctcttcctctccttcatcctcatcactGATTTCCCGCATGGAAGGTTGATTTGTTCTCTTCCTTAGCTGCATGCTGTTGTAATCCGCTGGACTCGTAGTATGTGGAACCGGGGCAAGATATCGAGAATTCCTAGCGTGGGATGTCGCTGACAGCAAATAAGAACGTTGTCAAAGCACAAAGCAATTAAAACCAAGTCACACCTCGCGCCGGGTGTGTGCGAGCATAGTTGTGTTGATCTTTTTCCATAATACAGTAGTTTGATGCCAATCAAGTAAAGTACAAAAACTGAGTCTGCCGCCTCGGAGCAACAGCCGAAAGCACGCGTGACCGGGAATATTCAAATTGAAATATAGTAGACAGCTCAAAGGCCTAAGGTACAGTACAGTAAAATTTTAAGATACTGCAGAAAGAGTCCCTAGGAGAGCCTCTCCTGCGTGTCCCAGGCCTTTCACCATGATATCTTCGTGATGCTTCACTTCTCAAAATCTCACCCTTCGACAGCATTTTCACCTCGTaaatttccttccttttggGGAACCCGTGGATATGTATATCACAATTCCTCGAGTAATGTTAATAGGGTATACCCCACCTTGAAATTCAAGCCATTTTTAATGTTGTATTCAGATACCGAAGAAAATAAGATTACCCATCGGTTAAGATACCTAAGATACAGTCAGTGCAAGCCCAGGAGGACGCATTCCATGCAGAAGGTCAATAGGGCTTGAAATGTCGTGACGCTTTTAGTTTTTCCACTTTCGCTTTGTCTTGTTCCCATTTCTTTTTCAGCTCGATGAGATCTGAATGAAGGACAATTCgtaaaaagagaaaaaaaaaaagaggtgAGTCAAAAAGCCCATACCGTTCCGCTGTTTCTCCGCCTTCTGAAAGGCGTAGAAATTcgttttctccttcttctttggcCTTCCTGCCTGCCTCTCGCTCGTTTCCCCCGTTTCCTGAAACCTCTTAGTTGCAACTGCAACTCCTCCCCCCAAAGTCTGACCATAGGCTCCACCACGAGTGACCAGTGTAAATCCATCCTCGTCCACAATTGCTTCTCCTTTGCGATATTTTGATTTTTGTTTCGTCTTTGCTAGCTCGAATTCAAATAGCTCCATGTACGTGTCGGCATGCTCACGAACTGCCTCCAACGGCGGTCGTAAAGAATCGTATAACGTGGTATAATGCCCTAGACCGCAAGGTTCCTCATCAGAAATAGGCCACAAACGAGGTTTTTGAGGCGCAATGGAGAGGGAGCGATCCAACGAGGAAGAATCAAGAAAGACGACGTGTGCTGTTTGACCAGTCTTTCGCAATCTCCGTCGAGTCTTTACAGGTAACGGAACAACCTGAGGTTTGACGATTTTTCTCCGTTTCCGTCTAGGAccttcgtcctcttccttgTCTTCCAGGTCGGCTGGGACTGTTTCCACACCCATtccgtcttcatcttcatcgctttcctccagttcttcttcttccttctctccatCCAGATCAAACACGACCCTCTCAATTGTTCCGTATGGTTTGAAAAGCATCATAAGCTCTCTCTCCGTCGCGTCCGGTGGTACATTCACCAGAAAGAGCGTCCGTCCATCAGGCCATGAGGACTTGGAATTTTTGGTTTTCTGTTGTGCACGAGCGTAGATGTAATGTTGTGTAGGCTGTTTTTTCTTTGAAATTGAGGGGTCGGAGGACCCCTCGTTATAGATGACAGGTATGACCGCGAATCCACCGATGGAGATTCCTGAAGACATAGTGGTCCGAAGGGCTAGGGAAAATGGGTATCGCTCACAACTGAATATCCTGGAAGTAGAAAATGTTCTGTGATCATGACCGCGAGATCGACTTTAGGGCTGGTCATCTTGGTCACCGTAATTAGAGGGGGTCAAAGATCCACTTATTACTATATTACTTTCAAGGTCGAATGTCGCATATGTCTGGTATGACCGTAGCTACTAGCATGAAGAGCTGAAGTATATATGTATTTGGATCTAGATAGTATGCACGAACGAAGAACACTGTAACAAGACAATATTACATTGGTTTAGAGAACTGTATGAACGCCGAACATCAaccaaagaaagaaaaagctCGAAGAGTGAAGCGAGGGAAGCCAGACGGTAACGGGACAACAAAACAAGAGTCAAGGTAGCTAAGACAGATCGAGAGTGATAACAGGCATATTGTTGAAGATATGGTGTTTGTGGATTTGCGATGTTGCAACAACGGCGATATTAAGCGGGAAGTCAATGAAAAGAGAGGCGTAGATCATTTGAAAAATGGAAAACGTAAAACAGTCTGACGCGTGAGGGGAAGAGAGATGGGAAGCGCAATAACACGGAGACATGAAGCTCGGAACAGTGAGCGTGGTGGGAACATGAGGATGACAGAATAAAATAATATGCAGAGCCTAATTAGAGAGAAAACAAGAGAAAGGTTCCATAGCATATGTTTCGCAAGGCGAAGGAGCGCTCACATAGGTGAGACAGCCCTCAGCCCTTCCCTGTCGCCTTTAGAAGACAGGTATTTGGAATCGGTACTACCGCTTTCCGATCCACCGGCGGGACTTGCCAACCCTTTCCTGGCCTGAGAAGCGATATTCATGCTCCAGGCACTAACGCCGAACTGTGGGATAGTTCGCGAGGGATTGAACGAGATATTGGTAGGCGAACCAACAGTGGGAGGTCGAGGCGAAGAATCAAGGTCCAAACTCGCTAAAGTACCATTAACATCATGCATCACGTCGAAAGAGTCGTTTGGGTGATGgtgttgctgttgctggTAATGCTGTCCTACACCATTGTCATTGTTCCTTCCATTGCTGCCACGATTATTCGTGGGGAGCGGCGAGGGTATCGTTCCCTGGGACGACCCGTTCAGGCCACCGTACCTTACCGTAGGTCGTGCCGTAGTTGGGGAGAACTTGGCAGGAAGGGAGTTCCCAGACGGTGTCGAGCTGCTCAAACTGGTTTGACCACTGGTCATCCCGCCGAGTGAGGCTGACACAAGGGACTCCCTCCTCTGAAGCGAAGTAGGGAGGCCATCACCATTGGGAGGAGTTGAGACACCGTTCGGATCGGGTGAGAATGGGGAGAAAGACGACCCTCCCATAACACTAGATCTCCTATCACCTGGAGCTGAACCACCAGAAGCTGCGGTTGGGTTAAACCCAAACAACGAATGATCAAACATACTCCCAAGCTGATGCTGATTGTGTGTATTATTTGAGTTGTATCGAGCCTGGCTATTACTTCCGATAACGTCCTCCCTTGATGCTAAATGAGCAGCACGTAGCTTTTCCTCGGCGTATAACCCTGCTCCGGGTGGAGAGGGAAGGTGATGGTAAACGGAAGCCACGCCATCTTGGTCGACGTGATGCTGCTGTGTCGTATGTTTCGCATTCGAAGAGAATTGCGTTTGTTGGAGATGATCGGTGCCGTTGCCGAAACCGCGTGAACCCATTTGCCTGCCATGTTGCCTTTCGTCTGCAGAGACCGGAATGTCCATATAACCTCCGTTAGTCAACTTCTGCAAAAGTTGTATCGCTTGCTCCTGAGTCAAATTACTAACGTCAACGCCGGCGAGGGGTCCTGAATCTATCGACTGCCGATGCTGGAGCGAGGTTTGGCTGGGTGCGACTGAAGAAGATTGCGATTGAAGTAGTGGGTGGAGATGAGCGAGAGAAGGAGGGACCATATTGGCACCAGAACCAGTGGCAGGTGTTGGATTCGACGGAAGCCCGTACGTTCCTTGCAGCTGCAAGGCGGCAGTCTGTGCAGCTTGTGCGGCAGCTTGAGCAGCCTTATCTATTAGACATGAAAGGGGTAAGGTGGGAGCATACAGCAAGGCGTTGTGTCGCAACTTACATTGACTcctaccccagctcaagcgTATCCTACTTCCGCCAATTGGGAACCCTTGCATCTTTTCGATCGCCTTTTCTGCATCAGCCTTCCTCACAAACTGCACGAACCCACAATTCTTCCCAACTGGAACTTTGACCTAAGTATATCGTCAGCACAAAAAAAGGAGTCGATGAGATCGTCAAAGCGCACATAGTGAATATCTCCGAAAGGAGTGAAGAAAGTTCGTAACGTGTCTTCGTTGATCAAGGGCGACAATCCTCCAACAAAGACCGTAGTATTGTAAGGGTCGGTGCTCGTCAACTGCTCTCCATTCGGTCCAATCAGATTACCAAGAATAGCACGAGCTTGAGCGTGATGCTTCCAAGATTCCTCTGAGAGCATGTACCTCGCGGTACTGGATAATTCGGAAGATGGGGGAACTTGACCGTGAGTCGGAATAGAGAATACTGGTAATTGTGGCGTAGAACTTTCTTCAGAAGAGATGGTACCGTTGTACTGTTGGGGGACGATCTGTTGAGAAAGATGTTTGACATCTGCGTCCGATCCTGAATTACTGAAAACGGTGGCAGTTGACGCCAGACTGCCATTCGATGCGGACGAACGTGCGCCTGATGCAGGGCTGTTCGAGCCATTCGAATGGTGGTCTAGCGAGCTGGCCGTTGAGGATGTAGCGATATTGGATGCAACAGTGGGGTGGTTGGGAGTAGCAATAGGTGAGGACACACTCCTAGGCTGATTGGCACCATTGTCGATACTGGCAGCATTGTTATGACAGGGAAGACTGCCCGAAAGAGGTCGCGCGAGGGTAACCGGTTGGTTAGTAGCAGAAGACTGTGGGGTGACCTGGAAAGGCGAGGGGAAGGTTTGTGTGGGGATAGCGGCCGTATTGGGAGGCTTGAATTTCGCCGTGGCTGGTGATATGCGCACTACAAATAAGTGAGTATACGTGGAGTTTACTCATAGAGTGCATGACACCTACTGGGCCTAGATAAGCAATAGAGACCGTGCATCTCTATGAGAGCACGTTGTTGATCAGCCTCGTCAGTGAACCTATTTAGGACGGTCAGTTGTGAGGTAAGTATGATTCGACGACGTGACTGATGACTCGCCTCACGAAGCCATAACCTCTAGACACGCCTGTGACTGGATCCAGCATAATTTTGGCGCTCTTACAACTGAGGAAAGGGCGAATGAATTTGGGCTCACGGTCATTACGCAGACCGAGAACGGGATTGCGAAAGACCGCCACAAGATCTGAGTTACTGGTCTCTGGAGCTAGATCGCCAACAAAAATACTGTACTCAGTGGGATATTGCTGCTGGATATTAGACTGAGACTGAACGCCGTTAGGCGAGAACGGTGATGGCGCTGTATGTGGTAACTGGACTGCTGAAGCCCAGCTAATCTGGAAGGGTTTCGCCGAGTTTGGCATGATGGGAGGGGTTGCCGAAGAATTGAGCTGAGCGATTACGGATGTAGCGTGTGCTTGCGAAGGAAAAGTGAGAAAACAATAGCCTGGGTTGTTGGCATTTGGACCGTTCGGAGGAGGAACCTTGATAGATTGGGGCTCCCAGCCCATGAGAGCGCAAACTTGCTTAACATATTCTTCGTCCATCCACGGCTCTAGATCTCCCCAGAATAACATTCTCGCGCTGAGAGATGTTGAGAACGAGAAATTGGAGAGGATGggggtagaggaagaggtgtcCGTCGAAGAGGGGGATGTGGAAAATGGGAGGGGAAGTCACGTTGTTTCTGTTTGGCCCTACAATTATTCTAGATCCTCGGCGCCTCCCATCATCGGCAAAGTTTTCAATACAAATCAATTGGGCTTCGGCGCTTCAGCCCAGTCCTCAGCGTCATCGCCTAATCTCAGCCCCACAGCTAGCACACAGTATCCCACTGAGTATACAGTAGTATTTTTGTTCGCGAACTCCAGAGACGAGCAACCAGTTTCTAAGAGTGCCAAAACTTTGCTGGATCCACTGGCGTGTGTTACTATGTGAGGCGAATCATCAGTTATATCGTCGAATCATACCTCACGACTGACCGAGCTCAATAGATTTACCGACGAGGCTGACCCACAATAAATATGCTCTCATTGAGATGAACGGTCTCTATTTCAATTGCTTAAACTCTACAATATTCGCTTATTTGTAGTGCGCATATCACCAGCCGCCACGAGATTCAAACCCTCCTACGACGGCCACTatactgtatgttttcttAATTTTCCATTTGAGACTAAAAAACGGGTCCACGCGATGGGTACTGCGACCCCCTGCCCTTGTCCTCGCCCGCGGTGCTTGGCCGATGTTTGGCTCCTTTTCCCTAAGATTTGTGATGACCTTCTCTAGTTAGACGAGGTCTCTACGCTCTGTGTACTGAAGATATTCATTCTCTTTCACTGGTCAGCGAAATCACACCCCCATCCCTCCTAGCTTCCTCGTTGTCGACCTTGTTTTTCCTAGTCATCTGCCATCCATCTCCTCGTAGTCATCGCAGGTGCTTCCTTCGCTTCGCAATCCACGTCCCTTTCACAAGGACCATCATGATCTCAGTGTTGAAAGAGACCAGTAGCTATCCAATAGCGAGTGTCTGTAAGGAACGTGTGGTGACAGAGTAACAGCATTGTGGATTGGTGCTAAATAGCTACGTACGTCTACAGTATCAAAACGAGGACCGTAGATCAAATCTTCACCTCCAATGGTGGCCACTGTGCATTGCGCCACTTTTGGCCGTAGGCCTGTTACTCAAATTGGCCCCTTTTTATGATGAATGTCTTCGTAAATCAAGAGATAGGTCATGTCAGACAAGCATCTATAGTTGAGATTTTATAGAAGGATACGGTAAGTATACACAGTCCGTATCCGTTTGTTCTGAGACTGTTCCTTGATCGTTTGATGTTCGACTCCCATCGTACTGGTGCCAGCACTCAGACCGATTTCGCCGTATGGTCTTCAGAACCAACTGTTACCAGGGGAGCGAGCCCTCT
Coding sequences:
- a CDS encoding uncharacterized protein (BUSCO:EOG092655SO), whose product is MSSGISIGGFAVIPVIYNEGSSDPSISKKKQPTQHYIYARAQQKTKNSKSSWPDGRTLFLVNVPPDATERELMMLFKPYGTIERVVFDLDGEKEEEELEESDEDEDGMGVETVPADLEDKEEDEGPRRKRRKIVKPQVVPLPVKTRRRLRKTGQTAHVVFLDSSSLDRSLSIAPQKPRLWPISDEEPCGLGHYTTLYDSLRPPLEAVREHADTYMELFEFELAKTKQKSKYRKGEAIVDEDGFTLVTRGGAYGQTLGGGVAVATKRFQETGETSERQAGRPKKKEKTNFYAFQKAEKQRNGMGFLTHLFFFFSFYELSFIQISSS